The genomic interval CCCCGAGCTGGGCTTCTCGGAGAAGTACCTGCTGGCGATGGCCAACGCCGGCAAGCGCCGCAACCCGGTGACGGGCGAGGCCGGCGGCACGAACGGGTCGCAGTTCTTCATCACCACGGCCGAGACGCCGTGGCTCAACGGCAAGCACACGATCTTCGGCAAGGTCGCCGACGACGCGTCGAAGGCCGTCGTCGACGCCATCGGCACGACGAAGACGCGCCCCGGCGACCGCCCGGTCGAGGACGTCGTGATCTCCTCGATCACCATCGAGGGCTGACGTGCGCTGCGGGCCCGGCCGACGCCACGTCGGACCGGGCCCGCATGCCTTCCCGCCGCTTCCCGCTGCTCCCACCGCCGCCGAGACGAGGGCCGAACCATCGCGACCGACCAGCCGATCCCCGGGGCTCCCGACGTCGTCCCCGTGTGCCCCCGGCACCCCGACCGTGTCGCCTACGTGCGCTGCCAGCGGTGCGGCCGCCCGGCATGCCCGGAGTGCCAGCGCCCGGCCGCCGTCGGCATCCAGTGCGTCGACTGCGTGCGGCAGGCAGCCAGGTCCGCCCCGCGCACGACGACGGCGGTGGGCGGGCGTGTGCGCCAGGGCAAGCCGGTCGTCACGTTCACCATCATCGGCATCTGTGTCGTCAGCTTCGTG from Xylanimonas allomyrinae carries:
- a CDS encoding peptidylprolyl isomerase; this translates as MFATLHTTLGDIRIELLPNHAPKTVKNFVGLATGDQPWTDPRTGEEKTTPLYDGVIFHRVIADFMIQGGDPLGTGTGGPGYTFDDEIHPELGFSEKYLLAMANAGKRRNPVTGEAGGTNGSQFFITTAETPWLNGKHTIFGKVADDASKAVVDAIGTTKTRPGDRPVEDVVISSITIEG